The Thermomicrobiales bacterium genome includes a region encoding these proteins:
- a CDS encoding uroporphyrinogen-III synthase — MNALEGLRVVNTRSTHQAGELNDLLRAQGAVPLSYPCIAIEPVSKIEEFDAVLSQQSFDWICLTSHNAVEMLAHRIAAVGIDRARVTAPHFAAVGTATAVSLKKRLDIDADFTPASFDADSMVRECPIHEGERVLMPVSDRASEEPASFLTEKGALVTRMVVYHTVVGKGGVDAGTLLKDGQVGAITFTSPSAVSGFVKRLMKEEGNIDDTRQVPIACIGPRTRDRAISENMLRAFSPKEHTLHGLLDALSDVVASRRQGGRLWG; from the coding sequence ATGAACGCACTTGAAGGCTTGCGGGTGGTCAATACACGTTCGACGCACCAAGCGGGTGAGTTGAACGATCTGCTGCGCGCACAGGGCGCAGTTCCTTTGTCGTACCCGTGTATCGCTATCGAACCCGTCTCCAAGATCGAGGAGTTCGATGCGGTGCTGTCGCAGCAATCGTTCGATTGGATTTGCCTCACCTCGCATAACGCGGTGGAGATGCTGGCGCATCGGATCGCTGCCGTTGGTATCGATCGGGCGCGTGTGACAGCGCCACATTTCGCCGCGGTTGGGACCGCCACGGCCGTCTCACTCAAGAAGCGTCTCGACATCGACGCCGATTTCACTCCGGCATCGTTCGACGCGGATTCCATGGTGCGCGAATGTCCGATTCATGAGGGCGAACGCGTGCTGATGCCAGTGTCAGACCGAGCGTCCGAGGAACCGGCCTCCTTTCTAACCGAGAAGGGCGCGTTGGTAACGCGCATGGTCGTCTATCACACGGTGGTCGGCAAAGGCGGAGTGGATGCCGGCACATTGTTGAAGGATGGACAAGTGGGGGCGATTACCTTCACGAGTCCGTCGGCGGTCTCCGGCTTTGTCAAACGGCTCATGAAAGAGGAAGGCAACATCGACGACACACGGCAAGTGCCGATTGCCTGTATTGGTCCACGAACGAGGGACCGGGCAATTTCGGAAAACATGTTGCGGGCGTTTAGTCCCAAGGAGCATACGTTGCACGGACTCCTGGATGCGTTGAGTGACGTGGTGGCGTCTCGCCGGCAAGGAGGGCGACTGTGGGGATAG
- the hemB gene encoding porphobilinogen synthase, whose product MGIAIASRPSAETAGFPIDRPRRLRRTTAIRELVREHRISPSDLILPLFVCEGTDIQRPIGSMPGQFNWSIDRLGPEVASLGKLGIHAVMLFGIPKSKDDCGSDNFNPDGIVPRAIRAIKDANPEMIVISDMCFCEYTDHGHCGLINVPESAHFDASLPHGYLLNDPSLELLARASVVHAEAGADMIAPSAMLDGQVGAIRAALDQTGFEHIPVMAYAAKFASGFYGPFREAAQSAPSFGDRKQYQMDPANRREAMREAELDVAEGADIIMVKPALPYLDIVSDLRATFDLPIAAYQVSGEYAMLHAAAANGWIDLRRCAMESLIGIKRAGADMILTYFAKDVAGWSNG is encoded by the coding sequence GTGGGGATAGCAATAGCGTCTCGGCCATCGGCTGAGACGGCGGGGTTTCCGATCGACCGGCCACGCCGCCTGCGGAGGACCACCGCGATACGCGAACTGGTGCGTGAGCATCGGATCTCGCCGTCAGATCTGATTCTGCCTCTGTTCGTCTGCGAGGGGACCGATATCCAGCGGCCGATCGGCTCGATGCCCGGACAGTTCAATTGGTCGATCGACCGGTTGGGGCCCGAGGTAGCGAGTCTGGGCAAGCTGGGAATTCACGCGGTGATGCTCTTTGGCATCCCAAAGTCCAAGGACGATTGCGGTTCCGATAACTTCAATCCAGATGGCATCGTGCCACGCGCGATTCGGGCAATCAAGGATGCCAATCCGGAGATGATCGTGATCTCGGACATGTGCTTCTGTGAGTACACCGATCACGGGCATTGCGGATTGATCAATGTTCCTGAGAGCGCCCACTTCGATGCCAGCTTGCCGCACGGCTATCTGCTCAACGATCCATCCCTGGAACTGCTGGCGCGCGCTTCGGTGGTGCATGCGGAAGCCGGGGCGGACATGATCGCTCCTTCGGCGATGCTGGACGGCCAGGTGGGCGCGATTCGCGCTGCGCTGGATCAGACGGGATTCGAGCATATTCCGGTGATGGCCTATGCAGCCAAGTTTGCCAGCGGGTTCTACGGACCGTTCCGCGAGGCAGCCCAAAGCGCGCCAAGCTTTGGGGACCGCAAGCAGTACCAGATGGACCCCGCCAACCGGCGCGAGGCAATGCGCGAGGCAGAACTGGATGTGGCCGAAGGCGCGGACATCATTATGGTCAAGCCTGCGCTGCCGTATCTGGACATCGTGAGCGATCTGCGAGCCACGTTCGATCTGCCCATTGCGGCCTATCAGGTGAGTGGGGAATACGCTATGCTCCATGCCGCTGCGGCGAATGGCTGGATCGACCTGCGGCGATGCGCCATGGAATCGCTGATTGGTATCAAGCGAGCTGGCGCTGACATGATCCTCACCTACTTCGCGAAAGATGTTGCGGGCTGGAGCAACGGGTGA
- the hemE gene encoding uroporphyrinogen decarboxylase yields MSVSAPPVAKSRFLRRICGEPTDVTPVWLMRQAGRYMPEYRALRAKHSLLEIINNPELSVEVTLQPVNAFDLDAAIIFSDILPPLVGMGLQLSFSKGEGPVIHNPVRTAADIFALNTPDPRETMRGTLEAIRLLRPELDSRGLPLIGFAGAPFTLACYAVEGGKSRYHENTRILMLSEPKLWDELMTKLATTAGHFLLAQAKAGADVLNVFDTWVGELAPHHYRAYVLPYVQQMISIAAQAGKPIILFGVGNGPLLELMATSGATVIGVDWRIDLSLARKRLGPGITLQGNLDPVSLLAPWEVLQREIDEVFRQVSGDQRFIFNLGHGVLPQTPVDNVRRLVDYVHQVR; encoded by the coding sequence GTGAGTGTGAGCGCGCCGCCGGTGGCAAAGAGCCGGTTCCTCAGACGAATTTGCGGCGAGCCAACCGATGTCACCCCGGTGTGGTTGATGCGCCAGGCCGGGCGATACATGCCTGAGTACCGTGCGCTGCGCGCGAAGCATTCGCTGCTCGAGATCATCAATAACCCTGAGCTGTCGGTCGAGGTCACGCTGCAGCCGGTAAACGCGTTCGATCTCGACGCGGCCATCATCTTTTCCGACATCTTGCCGCCGCTGGTTGGAATGGGCCTTCAACTTTCCTTTTCGAAGGGGGAAGGACCGGTCATCCACAATCCAGTGCGCACCGCGGCTGATATCTTCGCTCTGAATACTCCCGATCCTCGCGAAACAATGCGTGGCACGCTCGAGGCGATCCGGCTGTTGCGTCCCGAGTTGGATAGCCGCGGATTGCCACTCATCGGTTTCGCCGGCGCGCCATTTACCCTGGCCTGCTATGCAGTAGAGGGGGGCAAGAGCCGCTATCACGAGAACACCCGGATTCTGATGCTCTCCGAGCCAAAGCTCTGGGATGAGCTCATGACCAAACTGGCGACGACCGCGGGTCATTTCTTGCTCGCCCAGGCCAAGGCCGGCGCTGACGTGCTCAATGTCTTCGACACCTGGGTGGGTGAGTTGGCGCCTCATCATTACCGGGCATACGTGCTGCCGTATGTGCAGCAGATGATCTCCATTGCCGCGCAAGCCGGGAAGCCGATCATCCTCTTCGGAGTCGGGAACGGACCTTTGCTCGAGTTGATGGCCACCTCGGGCGCAACGGTGATCGGAGTCGACTGGCGGATCGATTTGTCGCTAGCTCGTAAACGCTTGGGACCTGGGATCACGCTGCAGGGCAATTTGGACCCAGTGTCGTTGCTGGCTCCGTGGGAGGTGCTGCAACGCGAGATCGACGAGGTCTTTCGGCAGGTCAGTGGCGACCAGCGTTTCATCTTCAATCTGGGGCATGGGGTGCTTCCACAGACGCCGGTGGACAACGTGCGCCGATTGGTCGACTACGTCCATCAGGTCCGATGA
- the hemG gene encoding protoporphyrinogen oxidase, which produces MTEQRDVIVVGGGVAGLTVAWRLAQRRPEASIVVLEGTDRTGGRIRTERLAHAEGEFVIELGADSLLASKPWAKQLCLDLGMEAELCSVQPAENPTALWRNGRPVDLPRGLTVLAPTDEEALLASPLLSRQGALRALQEPNIPARQSDEDETLGSFARRRFGQEYLDVVAEPLLAGIYNADPDELSLRAAFPHLLALERAHGSVIEGARSTPAPADRTPFFAPLGGVQCLTDRLRDALGSVVRTRSRVELLERLPQGGYRVTLTTGEQLRASAVVMAAPLSTARALLPQVAPETRQWLQRLKVAASGAIVLAWPDRQIDRPLSGYGLVMPKREGQPFNAVTVMSRKYPSRAPEGWSLMRFFFGGYRSPQTLQLDDHALLQTAKRFAERAVGATGDPEIVRIARWTEGSPIYRLGHLDTVAALEGCLPPGLFVTGAPFRGPGIPDVTRSATELAHRIAASPILAAALERDS; this is translated from the coding sequence ATGACCGAACAGCGGGATGTGATCGTGGTTGGCGGCGGTGTGGCCGGGTTGACGGTCGCCTGGCGGCTGGCGCAGCGGCGTCCAGAGGCGTCGATCGTTGTGCTGGAAGGAACGGACCGGACGGGAGGACGTATCCGTACCGAACGCTTGGCGCACGCAGAGGGAGAGTTCGTCATCGAGCTGGGGGCCGATTCACTGCTCGCCTCCAAGCCATGGGCAAAGCAGCTCTGTCTCGACCTGGGAATGGAGGCCGAGCTCTGTTCGGTGCAGCCAGCTGAGAACCCGACTGCGCTGTGGCGCAATGGGCGCCCGGTTGATTTGCCAAGAGGATTGACGGTGCTGGCGCCGACAGACGAAGAGGCATTGCTGGCATCGCCGTTGCTTTCCCGTCAGGGTGCGCTGCGCGCCCTGCAGGAACCGAACATACCGGCGCGCCAGAGCGATGAAGACGAAACGTTGGGCAGCTTCGCGCGCAGGCGATTTGGGCAAGAGTATCTGGATGTCGTTGCAGAGCCGCTACTAGCAGGGATTTACAACGCCGACCCGGATGAACTCAGCCTGCGCGCGGCGTTTCCGCATCTCCTGGCATTGGAGCGGGCGCATGGCAGCGTCATCGAAGGCGCAAGAAGCACGCCGGCGCCAGCGGATCGGACGCCGTTCTTTGCCCCTCTTGGCGGGGTGCAGTGTCTGACCGATCGACTCAGGGACGCGCTCGGTTCGGTCGTGCGCACCCGGAGCCGGGTGGAACTGCTGGAACGGTTGCCGCAAGGGGGCTATCGCGTCACGCTCACTACAGGCGAGCAGTTGCGTGCGTCCGCGGTAGTGATGGCCGCTCCGCTTTCGACCGCTCGGGCGCTGTTGCCGCAAGTCGCGCCCGAAACGCGCCAATGGCTTCAACGGCTCAAGGTGGCGGCATCGGGAGCGATCGTGCTGGCGTGGCCAGATCGCCAGATCGACCGGCCGCTCTCAGGCTACGGCCTGGTTATGCCGAAACGCGAAGGACAACCGTTCAACGCGGTCACGGTGATGTCGCGCAAGTACCCTAGCCGCGCGCCAGAAGGATGGAGCCTGATGCGCTTTTTCTTTGGAGGCTATCGGTCGCCGCAGACATTGCAGTTGGACGACCACGCGCTCTTGCAGACGGCGAAGCGCTTTGCGGAGCGGGCGGTTGGCGCGACCGGGGATCCAGAGATCGTGCGGATCGCGCGCTGGACCGAAGGGAGCCCGATCTACCGGCTCGGACATCTGGATACAGTCGCAGCGCTGGAAGGGTGCCTGCCGCCAGGGTTGTTCGTTACGGGAGCGCCGTTTCGCGGGCCGGGGATTCCGGACGTGACGCGCAGCGCCACTGAACTCGCGCATCGAATTGCGGCCTCGCCCATACTGGCGGCCGCGCTGGAGAGAGACTCATGA
- a CDS encoding chlorite dismutase family protein, translated as MTDQTTVSTFAAFWLYRATEARFELEPDDAAAIPIETATILDDHAEDVTLRAAYSTLGFSAGADLIFWVVADDMRKLHALAADLHSSAFSAFFDQVHVYAGTASASQYDPSHGPAFLRGIPPKDYLSVYPFTKTPEWYLLDFEERRRLMVEHGKMGHEYPSISTNTINSFGIADQEFVVALEDDDPATLVKMVQRLRAAEVRKYTALDTPIFLGLKMAVEDAISAAL; from the coding sequence ATGACCGATCAGACGACCGTCTCGACCTTTGCCGCTTTTTGGCTCTATCGCGCCACGGAGGCGCGGTTCGAGCTGGAGCCGGACGATGCCGCCGCGATCCCGATCGAGACGGCGACGATTCTCGACGACCATGCGGAAGATGTGACCCTGCGCGCAGCCTATTCCACGCTTGGGTTCAGCGCCGGCGCGGACTTGATTTTCTGGGTGGTGGCGGACGACATGCGCAAGTTACATGCGTTGGCCGCAGATCTGCACAGTTCGGCGTTCTCCGCGTTTTTCGACCAGGTGCATGTCTATGCCGGCACGGCGTCGGCATCGCAGTACGATCCAAGTCACGGTCCCGCGTTTCTGCGCGGGATTCCTCCAAAGGACTATTTGAGCGTCTATCCATTCACCAAGACACCGGAGTGGTACTTGCTCGATTTCGAGGAGCGCCGCCGGTTGATGGTGGAACATGGCAAGATGGGGCACGAATACCCATCCATCTCGACCAACACGATCAATTCCTTCGGGATCGCCGATCAGGAGTTCGTCGTGGCGTTGGAGGACGACGACCCGGCGACGCTGGTCAAGATGGTGCAGCGGCTGCGCGCGGCCGAGGTGCGCAAATACACGGCGCTGGATACCCCGATCTTCCTGGGGTTGAAGATGGCAGTGGAGGACGCCATTTCAGCGGCATTGTAG
- a CDS encoding SH3 domain-containing protein, producing the protein MNHRLRGAIGSLALAALLGASLTGIPARSIAAQDTPAATETPQTEADAAAAALSTGKYPYGTELMLLNGQASVKNAAGSEAATLTEIDEGATVTVLAGPEPIGGVDWYQVETEGGITGWIAADQFGIAKGGAQLAPGTEREIVADSLNLRAEAGASSEVISGLVEGDLVTIVSGPDVVDDLDWYQVDTAYGEQGWLAGVYLGPVPGAASSATTTEAAAGAQSSETPEATATPEASAATASSTFPTGSYVFIAGDGESVNLRADASVDSDVVSQLADGAVGTVNDAPVLGGDYSWYPVTFGAGDAAVTGYVAGDFLTGGITVGAAAQVSDGPLNVRSTASTEGDPLGQLETGATVTVVSGPTEAEGLVWFEISSGDLTGFVAGQYLSAPSA; encoded by the coding sequence ATGAACCATCGATTACGCGGAGCAATCGGCTCGCTGGCACTGGCCGCTTTGCTCGGAGCATCGCTGACCGGCATTCCGGCGCGATCCATTGCAGCACAGGACACTCCAGCCGCGACGGAAACACCGCAAACCGAGGCCGATGCGGCCGCTGCGGCGCTCTCCACCGGCAAGTACCCCTATGGCACCGAGCTCATGCTGCTCAACGGTCAGGCCAGCGTCAAGAACGCGGCCGGCTCAGAAGCCGCCACCCTGACCGAGATCGACGAAGGCGCCACGGTCACCGTCCTGGCCGGCCCTGAGCCGATCGGCGGAGTCGACTGGTATCAGGTCGAGACCGAAGGCGGCATCACCGGTTGGATCGCCGCCGATCAGTTCGGCATCGCCAAGGGTGGCGCCCAGCTCGCCCCTGGCACCGAGCGCGAGATCGTGGCCGATTCCCTCAACCTCCGCGCCGAAGCCGGCGCCTCATCCGAAGTCATCAGCGGCTTGGTCGAAGGTGACCTCGTCACCATTGTCAGCGGACCGGACGTGGTCGACGACCTCGACTGGTATCAGGTCGATACTGCCTACGGTGAGCAGGGCTGGCTTGCCGGCGTCTATCTCGGCCCGGTTCCCGGCGCAGCCAGCAGCGCAACGACAACTGAAGCCGCGGCGGGCGCGCAATCGTCCGAGACACCTGAAGCCACGGCCACACCAGAAGCCAGCGCCGCCACCGCATCGTCCACGTTCCCAACGGGCTCCTATGTCTTCATCGCGGGCGATGGCGAATCGGTCAACCTGCGCGCCGATGCCTCCGTCGACTCCGATGTCGTCAGCCAACTGGCCGACGGCGCGGTCGGCACGGTGAACGACGCGCCCGTTCTGGGTGGTGACTATTCTTGGTATCCCGTCACCTTCGGCGCTGGTGACGCGGCCGTAACCGGCTATGTCGCGGGCGACTTCCTCACCGGTGGCATCACAGTTGGCGCGGCAGCTCAGGTGTCAGACGGTCCGCTCAACGTCCGGTCCACGGCCTCCACCGAGGGCGATCCGCTCGGCCAACTGGAAACCGGCGCGACGGTCACCGTCGTCAGCGGTCCCACCGAAGCCGAAGGTCTCGTCTGGTTCGAAATCTCCTCTGGCGATCTCACCGGCTTCGTCGCCGGCCAGTACCTCAGCGCCCCGAGCGCATAA
- a CDS encoding MFS transporter — protein MRITRSDDAQTISDRRVELIVWMLALTTFAYVSLSVSLSPLLTSIATTFGVSESAAGQLATIQGVVGTISALVSAPWMNRYPRRTWLRAELALLCVGVALAALAPSFAVIVVARVITGIAAGALVANCFTAAGEVVRDPQRQGRAVGIVASGTTIATMIGLPMVAWLNGLFGWRWAMACLLIPMGLALAGTSLLPRGVREHGEDESHGEAIDSGALRQVMRGDRAALVLIVVGGIIFVAYIGWVTYYSAYVERDFDGDARLIGLLFLVGGVFELAGNFLAPALSHRAPVRWITIAGAAGIALALLGSGVVFRTTTGLIAGIALLHLATSFAYVGLNTLLLRRPAAIRGTVMALSSAAVGFGGAMGALIGGVVLSRTDDYESIFHVLGAVMAAGAAALVVALRSSDETRMELEE, from the coding sequence GTGCGGATAACCAGGAGCGACGATGCGCAAACGATCTCGGATCGGCGTGTCGAACTCATCGTTTGGATGCTGGCGCTGACCACCTTCGCCTATGTCAGCCTGTCGGTTTCGCTCAGCCCGTTGCTGACGTCGATCGCCACGACCTTCGGTGTGTCGGAGAGCGCCGCCGGGCAACTGGCGACGATCCAGGGTGTGGTGGGAACGATTTCGGCGTTGGTGTCGGCGCCGTGGATGAACCGATATCCGCGGAGAACGTGGCTGCGGGCTGAACTGGCGTTGCTCTGCGTCGGTGTGGCGCTCGCCGCACTGGCGCCGAGCTTTGCGGTGATTGTGGTTGCCCGGGTGATCACCGGCATTGCCGCGGGGGCTTTGGTGGCGAATTGCTTCACCGCTGCCGGGGAGGTGGTGCGCGACCCACAACGGCAAGGGCGCGCGGTGGGGATCGTAGCATCGGGCACGACGATTGCCACCATGATCGGATTGCCGATGGTCGCTTGGCTGAACGGTCTGTTCGGCTGGCGCTGGGCGATGGCCTGTTTGCTCATCCCGATGGGTCTCGCCCTGGCTGGCACGAGTCTGCTGCCGAGGGGCGTGCGGGAACATGGCGAAGACGAGAGCCATGGGGAAGCGATCGACAGCGGTGCGTTGCGTCAGGTCATGCGAGGAGACCGGGCCGCGCTGGTGCTGATCGTGGTTGGCGGGATCATCTTCGTGGCGTATATCGGATGGGTGACGTATTACAGCGCATATGTCGAGCGCGATTTCGACGGCGACGCGCGGCTTATTGGTTTGCTCTTTCTGGTTGGGGGCGTATTCGAGCTGGCAGGCAACTTTCTCGCGCCGGCGCTTTCGCATCGGGCGCCGGTGCGGTGGATCACGATTGCGGGCGCGGCCGGGATCGCGCTGGCATTGCTCGGTAGCGGTGTCGTCTTTCGCACGACCACCGGGTTGATTGCCGGGATCGCATTGCTCCATCTTGCGACATCGTTTGCCTATGTGGGGCTGAACACCTTGCTCTTGCGGCGTCCGGCAGCGATTCGCGGTACCGTGATGGCGTTGTCGTCCGCGGCAGTCGGGTTTGGCGGCGCGATGGGCGCATTGATCGGCGGAGTTGTGCTTTCGCGGACGGACGACTACGAGTCGATTTTTCATGTATTGGGCGCTGTGATGGCGGCAGGCGCCGCTGCCCTTGTGGTGGCGCTGCGTTCGAGCGACGAGACTCGCATGGAGCTGGAGGAGTGA
- a CDS encoding YdeI/OmpD-associated family protein, with protein MSGLIDPGPIEFDAEVLGEGGGTWVDVPLNLKQTYGKGNLVPINATFNGTAPYQGILAMMGGDCPMLLIRSDVRAQLGVTVGDRVHVRIELDTKPRVVELPEDASTAVGANPEAQAVWDRLAPSHRREYVRWIEDAKRPETRQRRIEETVRKLSAGEKLR; from the coding sequence ATGAGCGGGTTGATCGATCCTGGACCGATCGAGTTCGATGCGGAGGTGCTTGGCGAAGGCGGGGGCACGTGGGTGGATGTGCCGCTGAATCTCAAGCAAACCTACGGCAAGGGGAACCTTGTGCCGATCAATGCGACTTTCAATGGGACGGCGCCATATCAGGGCATCCTGGCGATGATGGGCGGTGATTGCCCCATGTTGCTGATCCGGAGCGATGTGCGCGCACAGCTCGGGGTAACCGTGGGCGATCGCGTGCATGTCCGCATCGAGCTCGATACGAAGCCGCGCGTGGTCGAGTTGCCAGAGGATGCGTCGACCGCGGTGGGCGCGAATCCTGAGGCGCAAGCGGTCTGGGATCGACTCGCGCCGAGTCACCGGCGCGAATATGTCCGCTGGATCGAGGACGCCAAGCGGCCGGAGACGCGCCAACGGCGCATCGAGGAAACCGTGCGTAAACTGAGCGCAGGTGAGAAACTGCGGTAG
- a CDS encoding glycosyltransferase family 2 protein, whose protein sequence is MLVSILTPSLNQREWLADNLQSVARQSYAQIEHVVMDGGSVDGSVEVLAAHSRPGLIWVSEPDAGQSHALNKALAASAGEIVGWINADDGYVDRRAVELAANCFKRRPDVDVVYGHSLLVGPTNTVLQVLWAPPYSRALSGYVTPFFQPAVFFRRTVLAAGFVDESLDYVMDFDLWRRLRETATFQRIPIYVGLERHQPGRKVYSAAYRTERAAYFQTNLPERDQWRFRGMRMTYAAFERGSGIAASILAERDIEPAVDLRWPPLFRLWRTQLALHRNELPVT, encoded by the coding sequence ATGCTGGTTTCGATCCTGACACCTTCACTCAACCAGCGGGAGTGGTTGGCGGACAATCTCCAGTCCGTGGCCAGACAGAGCTATGCCCAGATCGAGCATGTGGTGATGGATGGTGGCTCCGTCGATGGAAGCGTCGAGGTGTTGGCCGCGCATTCGCGGCCGGGATTGATCTGGGTCAGTGAACCGGATGCGGGACAGTCTCACGCGCTGAACAAAGCGCTCGCCGCGAGTGCAGGGGAGATTGTGGGGTGGATCAACGCTGACGATGGCTATGTCGATCGCCGCGCGGTGGAGTTGGCGGCCAACTGTTTCAAGCGTCGCCCCGACGTCGATGTGGTGTATGGACATTCTCTTCTCGTTGGGCCCACGAATACCGTCTTGCAGGTCTTGTGGGCGCCTCCCTATTCACGCGCCCTCTCGGGGTACGTCACACCGTTTTTTCAGCCAGCGGTTTTCTTCCGCCGCACGGTCCTGGCGGCCGGGTTCGTCGACGAATCGTTGGACTATGTGATGGATTTCGATCTGTGGCGACGATTGCGAGAGACCGCCACCTTCCAGCGGATTCCGATCTATGTTGGGCTCGAACGTCATCAGCCAGGCCGCAAGGTCTATTCGGCCGCCTATCGGACCGAGCGGGCAGCCTATTTTCAGACGAATCTTCCGGAACGTGACCAGTGGCGATTCCGTGGGATGCGCATGACGTATGCGGCGTTCGAGCGGGGAAGCGGCATCGCGGCGTCGATCCTGGCAGAACGCGACATCGAGCCTGCAGTCGATCTCCGTTGGCCACCGTTGTTCCGCCTTTGGAGGACGCAGCTCGCGTTGCATCGAAACGAGCTTCCCGTTACGTGA